The Lactuca sativa cultivar Salinas chromosome 2, Lsat_Salinas_v11, whole genome shotgun sequence genome includes a window with the following:
- the LOC111889005 gene encoding uncharacterized protein LOC111889005, with translation MALQMKANCCAAAAPLPFRRCLSPFSSRVSFQPSQKVSRFTVSCVVKKSPKRLKYATPRFPKEDGLLYIEVDPNGADTWKVDSAVELLKKGAVGVIPTDTVYAMVCDMTNHDAIERLRRLKEVEASKPFSILCRSLHDIDTYTTGFPRGNSDGISDIFRAVKHCLPGPYTFILTASKALPKQCIKYGTTTSKYAYRKNLGVRIPNDAVCQAVLEKMGAPLISTSVRSPEENRWIIDPVLIADAYGPEGLNFVIDAGVRVANPSTVVDMIKIPPTIIRQGKGPKQPWMVEEEGEDGDEERDSISSTA, from the exons ATGGCGCTGCAAATGAAAGCAAACTGTTGCGCTGCCGCAGCACCACTTCCATTCCGGCGGTGTCTAAGTCCATTCAGCAGCCGCGTGTCCTTCCAACCATCACAAAAAGTTTCTCGGTTCACTGTGTCGTGTGTTGTTAAGAAAAGCCCTAAACGCCTCAAGTACGCTACCCCTCGTTTTCCCAAG GAGGATGGATTGCTCTACATTGAAGTTGATCCTAATGGAGCAGACACATGGAAAGTGGATTCAGCTGTGGAACTTCTTAAAAAGGGAGCTGTTGGTGTGATTCCCACAGATACTGT GTATGCTATGGTTTGTGATATGACTAATCATGATGCCATTGAACGTCTTCGAAG GTTGAAAGAGGTTGAAGCTTCAAAG CCATTTAGTATTTTGTGTCGTTCCCTCCATGACATTGATACATATACGACTGGATTCCCTCGTGGGAACAGTGATGGTATTTCAGACATTTTCAGAGCTGTGAAACATTGCTTACCTGGACCT TACACGTTCATCTTAACTGCAAGCAAAGCATTACCAAAACAGTGTATAAAATACGGAACCACAACTTCTAAATACGCATATAGGAAAAATTTGGGTGTCCGCATACCTAATGATGCTGTATGTCAAGCTGTATTGGAGAAGATGGGTGCACCTCTTATTTCCACAAG TGTGAGGTCACCAGAGGAAAACCGATGGATAATTGACCCGGTGTTAATAGCTGATGCATACGGACCGGAG GGTCTTAATTTTGTAATTGATGCTGGGGTTAGAGTGGCTAATCCATCCACTGTTGTGGATATGATAAAGATTCCCCCGACAATTATTCGTCAAGGGAAG GGTCCTAAACAACCGTGGAtggtagaagaagaaggagaagatggtGATGAAGAAAGAGATTCGATTTCATCTACTGCATAG
- the LOC111888996 gene encoding ribonucleoside-diphosphate reductase small chain produces the protein MPSIPEEPLLAPNPDRFCMFPIQYPQIWEMYKKAEASFWTAEEVDLSQDQRQWDNLSDGERYFITHVLAFFAASDGIVLENLAGRFMKEVQVAEARAFYGFQIAIENIHSEMYSLLLESYIKDSNEKSRLFRAIDTIPCIQKKAKWALRWIDGSETFAERIIAFACVEGIFFSGSFCAIFWLKKRGLMPGLTFSNELISRDEGLHCDFACLLYSLLKMKLSEERVKAIVADAVEIEREFVCEALPCGLVGMNADLMSTYIEFVADRLIGALGYGKMYNVQNPFDWMELISLQGKTNFFEKRVGEYQKASVMSNLNGNGDSHVFKMDDDF, from the coding sequence ATGCCTTCCATCCCTGAAGAGCCTCTTCTTGCTCCAAACCCAGATAGATTCTGTATGTTCCCAATCCAATACCCTCAGATCTGGGAAATGTACAAAAAAGCAGAAGCTTCATTTTGGACGGCGGAGGAGGTTGATTTGTCACAGGACCAGCGTCAGTGGGACAACCTAAGCGATGGCGAGAGGTACTTCATCACTCACGTCCTCGCATTCTTCGCCGCCTCCGATGGAATCGTATTGGAAAACCTCGCCGGACGGTTCATGAAAGAGGTCCAAGTTGCGGAGGCGCGTGCCTTCTACGGATTCCAGATCGCAATCGAGAACATCCACTCCGAGATGTACAGTCTGCTTCTCGAATCATACATCAAAGACTCCAACGAGAAGAGTAGGCTGTTTCGCGCAATCGATACCATCCCTTGCATCCAGAAGAAAGCTAAATGGGCCCTCAGATGGATCGATGGATCTGAAACCTTCGCAGAACGGATCATCGCTTTCGCTTGCGTCGAAGGTATCTTCTTCTCCGGCAGTTTCTGCGCCATATTCTGGCTCAAAAAACGAGGGCTTATGCCAGGGCTAACATTCTCGAACGAATTGATCTCGCGAGACGAGGGTTTGCACTGTGACTTCGCGTGCTTGCTTTACAGCCTGTTGAAGATGAAGCTGAGTGAAGAGCGAGTGAAGGCAATCGTGGCTGATGCTGTAGAGATTGAGAGGGAATTCGTCTGTGAAGCATTGCCGTGTGGGTTGGTGGGGATGAACGCCGATCTTATGAGCACATATATCGAGTTTGTAGCAGATCGATTGATTGGTGCTTTGGGATACGGGAAGATGTACAATGTTCAGAACCCATTTGATTGGATGGAACTGATTTCATTGCAGGGTAAGACCAATTTCTTCGAGAAGAGGGTCGGCGAATACCAGAAGGCATCTGTCATGTCTAATCTCAATGGCAATGGGGATTCCCATGTTTTCAAGATGGATGATGATttctaa